From Rutidosis leptorrhynchoides isolate AG116_Rl617_1_P2 chromosome 3, CSIRO_AGI_Rlap_v1, whole genome shotgun sequence, a single genomic window includes:
- the LOC139900812 gene encoding uncharacterized protein translates to MTAPKTVKEVQSLTGKLAALTRFLSKAAERQLLFFQTLKGCLKQKSFVWTSEAETAFQEMKKLLKTFPTLTAPIDGEILYLYISVANEAFGSVLVVERDKIQKLAVKGQVLADYLAEMTGELEVINERIELKLAVGETWDLFTDGASCAEGAGAGLVLASPSGEEHTYALRFNFDVTYNEAKYEALLAGLNIARKMDIAKLRAFTDSQLVANQFNGSFEAHDSTMQKYLQLLKELAVRFEHFELAPLPRSQNKKANGFSKLAALTFSHFQK, encoded by the exons ATGACTGCACCAAAAACGGTTAAGGAGGTCCAAAGTTTGACGGGAAAGTTAGCCGCATTAACGCGTTTTTTGTCTAAAGCTGCTGAAAGACAATTACTGTTTTTCCAAACTTTAAAAGGCTGCTTGAAACAAAAAAGCTTTGTTTGGACAAGCGAAGCAGAAACCGCGTTTCAAGAAatgaaaaagttgttgaaaactttTCCTACGTTAACAGCGCCAATTGATGGCGAAATTCTTTACCTTTATATATCGGTGGCAAATGAAGCTTTTGGCTCAGTTCTAGTGGTGGAAAGAGATAAAATACAAAAACT TGCTGTAAAGGGCCAGGTTTTGGCGGATTACCTCGCTGAAATGACTGGGGAGTTGGAGGTGATTAATGAGCGCATAGAGTTAAAACTGGCGGTTGGagaaacttgggatttatttaccGATGGAGCTTCATGTGCAGAAGGCGCTGGTGCGGGTTTAGTGTTAGCAAGCCCAAGtggtgaagagcatacatacgcattaCGTTTTAATTTTGATGTCACATATAATGAGGCGAAATATGAAGCGTTGCTTGCTGGTTTAAATATTGCACGAAAAATGGATATCGCCAAGTTACGAGCATTTACAGATTCGCAGTTAGTGGCAAATCAGTTTAATGGCTCTTTTGAGGCACATGATTCCACAATGCAGAAATATTTGCAGTTGTTGAAAGAATTGGCAGTGCGGTTTGAGCATTTTGAACTTGCGCCATTGCCACGAAGTCAAAATAAGAAGGCGAATGGTTTTAGTAAGTTGGCCGCTCTAACGTTCTCCCACTTTCAAAAATAA